The Sander vitreus isolate 19-12246 chromosome 5, sanVit1, whole genome shotgun sequence genome includes a region encoding these proteins:
- the LOC144518738 gene encoding E3 ubiquitin-protein ligase NEURL3 yields MTNEPRNRREHIFSQDMKESSFCFCKMVNGNSVVGAAASHRCSLSCLGPLTFHPWAVGDKVRLSRRCCLAERTDGTFKNGLVFSSRPVKIQEKLRLRVEQDLHNWHGALRVGFTSVPPTARSLPLPVMAIPDLTDIPGHWAVPVNESLCKAGSELQFWVSHGGSVYVSSSNTRAHKLLTGVDLSRPLWAMIDVYGQTGSIFLLGSEKRELLYTRRSCPAPEPPVTSPDLGNRYSLSRVSSLCGNSDECISPLEGPAGGGCVSDCVVCMEKQARITLPCGHRCLCSACVSRVLEDFGTCPLCRHQISAPSEVMSLTPGRNHQKTSYQ; encoded by the exons TTGTTGGGGCGGCGGCGTCCCACAGGTGCAGCCTGTCCTGCCTCGGCCCTCTGACCTTCCACCCTTGGGCGGTGGGCGACAAGGTCCGGCTGAGCCGAAGGTGCTGCCTCGCTGAGAGGACCGATGGCACGTTCAAGAACGGCCTGGTGTTCAGCAGCCGCCCGGTGAAGATCCAGGAGAAGCTCCGTCTCAGGGTGGAGCAAGATTTGCACAACTGGCACGGCGCCCTGCGCGTGGGCTTCACCTCCGTGCCGCCCACGGCCAGATCTCTACCGCTGCCCGTCATGGCCATCCCCGACCTCACCGACATCCCGGGCCACTGGGCTGTCCCTGTGAATGAATCCCTCTGCAAG GCGGGTTCGGAGCTGCAGTTCTGGGTCTCTCACGGAGGCTCCGTGTACGTCTCCAGCAGCAACACCAGGGCGCACAAGCTGCTGACGGGGGTGGACCTCAGCCGGCCGCTGTGGGCCATGATCGACGTCTACGGGCAGACGGGCTCCATTTTTCTCCTGG GCTCAGAGAAAAGGGAGCTGCTTTACACCAGACGGTCCTGTCCTGCACCTGAACCACCTGTCACCTCGCCTGACCTCGGCAACCGCTACAGTTTGTCTCGAGTCTCGAGCCTCTGTGGAAACAGCGATGAATGCATCTCCCCTCTGGAAGGCCCAGCAG GTGGAGGCTGTGTGTCGGACTGTGTGGTGTGCATGGAGAAACAGGCCAGAATCACTCTGCCTTGCGGCCACCGCTGTTTGTGTAGCGCATGCGTCTCCAGAGTCTTGGAGGACTTTGGCACGTGCCCGCTGTGCCGACACCAGATCAGCGCTCCGTCGGAGGTGATGTCGCTGACACCCGGCAGGAATCACCAAAAAACAAGCTACCAATGA